From the Numenius arquata unplaced genomic scaffold, bNumArq3.hap1.1 HAP1_SCAFFOLD_1604, whole genome shotgun sequence genome, the window gggccaagggcagggtcctgcccccggggggggggggagacccccgtcccagccaggctgggggtgaagaggaagggtttgggggggctgaaggggggggaggggaaagctggccatgggccggcaaccttgcactggcagcccagaaagcccccgtGTCCTTATGGtgaccccttccagtccctaaaggggctccagaaagcTGCGGGGGGCTCTCgatcggggaggggagccataggaggaggggaagggtttaatgtgaaaaaggggagatttaggtgagatgtggggaagaagctctttgctgtgagggtggtgagagcctggcccaggttgcccagagaagctgtggctgccccatccctggaggggttcaaggccaggttggacggggctcggTGCAACCCGGTTCCGGTGAAGGGACAGGAGGTCTCACCACGGTCccgccccccgtccccccccccgcataCCGGaggggctccccccccccgcgtcTCCCCGTGTCTCACCGCGCCGCCGTCCGCCTCCGTGTGCCGCAGGCCCAGGCGGAATCGCCTCTGCCCGTCCTCCGCCGGTTGGACGCTGAGCTGCAggcggagggcggcggcggccggtaaCGGCGGAGGTGGCAGGGCTCCGCCAGCCCCGCCCGCACCGACATCAATACgggtgggcggcggcggcggcgccggggccgcggccggggccggggcgggggcacCGGGCAGagccatcgccgccgccgccgcctcctccttccTCCGCTTCCGCCGGTACTTCCGCCCGGCGACGGGATCCGGCGGAAACGCGCCCCCCGCGTCCGAGCGCGTCCGGTACCGGAACGCTCGGACGCGGGGGGGCGCGTATCCCGTCGGACCGGTAGCGGAACGCTCGGACGCGGGGGGCGCGTTCCCGCCGGACCGCAAAATCCGCGCCGGGTGATTGACAGCCGCTCCCCCCGTCTTTGTCCCCGGCAGCCAATCAGAACCCCGAGCGCTCCGACCTGTGGGGAGGGGTCTCGGGTCCTTCCCCGCGGAGGGCGGGCGCTCTGCCCTGACTGACGTCACTCTCAGCCAACGGGAGGCGAGATCGGCGGCGATTGCCAGCGCCGCCCTCCAAtggggaggagcggggctgtCAGCCGCCGCTCGGGTGGGGCCTGGCCGCTTGTTGTCGTCCGGTGCCGGAGGAGACGGTCGCTCGCTCGTTCGCTCGCCCCGGGAGGACTCTCAGGTCTCGCTCAGCCGCTCGCTCCGTCCCGAGCCTTCGGGGCCATGTCGCGGTGGGCGGAGGCCCGGTGGGCCGGCGCCAGGCGGCGGACGGCAGCCGAGGCGCACTCGCCCTCCTCGAGCTTTCCCCGGAGACGCCTGCCTTTAAAAGCGCCCCGAGCTTGAAGCCCTTCATTCGCGGCGAGGAGGCCCCGCCGGGACCGAGAGCAGGAAACGCCGGTAAGTCCGCGCCCACCCGCCCCCTCGGAGATTCCCCTTCACACCCCGGGGACTACAAGTCCCATCATGCACCGCGGGTGGCGGCTGGCGGGCGGGCGCGCCAGGGAGCGCGGGGCATTCTGGGAGCTGTAGTCACGGCGAGGCGGCGCCTCAGCCCGCCGCGCGGGGCAGGCTGGGACGGCGCGGCCCTTCCCCGCCGGGCCCTGTCACCTTTGAGCGGGTTTGAATTTAATGTTAAAACCCTTATTCGGCTCCGGAagggggggtgagggaggtgtCGTGTCCGGAGCAGGGCGGGCAACGGCAGCTttgagacatggacctgttggagtggggccagaggaggccacggagatgctgggagggctggagcccctctgctgggaggacaggctgagagagttggggggggtcagcctggagaagagaagcctccggggagaccttggagccccttccagtctctcaaggggctccaggagagatggggagggactcttgatgagggaggggagcgatgggacaaggaggaagggttttaagctgaaaaaggggagatttaggtgagctGTGgagcagaagttctttgctgtgagggtggtgagagcctggcccaggttgcccagagaagctgtggctgccccatccctggaggggttcaaggccaggttggagggggcttggagcaatctgcTCTGGTTGAAGATATGTCCGCCACAAACCTCTCTGCCCTTGACCTCACGGGCGTGGAGAGCCGGATCCTTCCTGCCCCACCACCAGCAGGAAGGAGCTGTTTCTCAGCGCCGGTGACTATTGCAGTGATAAAATCCATATCCCGTAAAATTCTCACTGTGTTGAAGGGATCCGTGGAAGCAGGGtgagctcctgctccctgcagagcacGGGGTCGGGCACCGGGGCAGGTTTTGGCATCCAAGGGACCTGTCGGCCCACAGTTTCGGAGGAAAATCCTTTGTTCGAGCAGCATGGCTGCTCGGGGTCAGTGTTTTATTGCCAACGCTCAAGTTTCCCACTGGCTTTTCATTGCTGAAGAGGTGCTGGGGAGCGCTGCCGGCCAGTCTCTGTGCCAGGAGGAGGGGGACATCCTTGTGGTGTAGGGATACCCTGGAAAATGTTACGCTTTCTGCCCCTGTACCTTGTGGTCTGGCGTTTGATCCCCCAGTTTTCCCTTCTCCGTCTTCCCAAGGCTCTTCCCAAGCTTGTTCCTTGGAAAAGGTTGAGAGAAAAGGTTGGGTTGTGGCAGGGGCTGCTGCGGAACGTCCCGCTTCTCCCCGGTGTGGAAGACTGAGctatgccggggggggggacagcccaAATATCGCTGCTTTATTAGGCTGAAAGGACCCAGAGACCTGCCCCAAAGCGCGTCAGGGTGGTGGCAACTCGCTGTTCGTCTGTGTCCGGGGAAGTTCTATCCCCTTTGGAGGACTATCAATCTCTCTGGCAGCCAATATTCGATGCCGAGGGGGGATTGTGgagctgttttctcctctctgggGTGTGGGAAGAGCCGCTTTCCCAGTCCcaggccgggggaggggggtgttgcTGACACCGGGTGGCTCGGGCTGTTCTCATCGGTGGCCTGGGTTCGTGGTCAGTGCTGAAGCTGCCTCATAGAGACGGCGTTTCCTTTTGTGCTGCTTTGACTTGACCGTCGTCAGGTTTAGTCACGAGGGGTAACGTCACAGTAAGAGTATCCCCGGCCCTGCTACGGTGTCGGTGTCACCGTCACGCAGTGGTGTCACCCTCACACCGTCCTGAAACTGAAGGAACGGGAGTCTGTTCCTTCTCCAGCCCCGTCGTGGTGaccaggacagggatggggacttGTTTTCTCCAGGGGGCCTGGAAGGTGCCATTGCTTCCTGGCATCGCTTCCCGGGAGCCCTGGCATCGCTTCCCGAGAGCCCTGGCATCCCAAGAGCCCTGGCATCCCTTCCCCGCCTGTTTACGGCTTCTCCCGTTACAGCTCCCGGAGAGGCCccaagctggggagggagcgTGGGCCGGTGCCCCCCGCCTTCCCCCTTCCCATCCAGCGATTTGCCCATCCCTATCCCTCCCGGGTGACGTTGCCCTGTGTCAAAATAGCTGGAGGCTGCCCTCTTCCTCGCAGCTGGGAGGACAGTTAGCCAGTTAACTGGTTAACCAGTCCTGGCGTCGGTCCTGCCCTTGGCTGAGGGCGCTGGCAGACCATGGAGGAGCAGCTCCCCGGGGGGCTGCGGTGACCACCCTAACCCTGCCCCCAGGGGCTTGTCCGGGGCATCTGTGCCCCCCAGCCCGTGGCAGAGCGAGGGCCACATGCTCTTCCCCGCCTtcgaggccaaaaaaaaaaaaaggctggtgaCCTTCAAAAGCGAGGAGGGAACTCCCCGGCAGGGCACGTACCCGAAGCCTCGGTGATGCCGGCACGGCCCCCTGGCACGGGGTGGGCGCTCGCCGCCGGTGCCGCGGGCGAGCCGGCTCTTTGTCACCCAGCCAAAGCGACACAGCGGCAcgtaggatgggatgggacgggaggTGTGGGTGCGTCGGTGTGGGTGCGTccctcttctttgtttttttttttctttcctttcccgaAGGAGGTGTTGGCTTCCCGACTTTCCCTCTGGGCATGGAATCGttttggctggggaaaaaaaaaaaaataggcaacaaAACCCTTATGATGACCGAATCCAGGGCCCCGACGGGGCTGGCAGCTCTGCCGCGTGCCCTCGGGCAGCTCCTGCCCCGGGTACGAGGGTCCCTTTCCCTGGCAGGATACGCACACTTCGCAGCAGCCGTCGCACAGGGAACCCGCCCCGCAAGCCGAGACGATGAAGCTGTTGGAGAACTCAAGTTTTGAAGCAATAAACTCCCAGCTGACGGTGGAGACGGGAGACGCTCACATCATCGGCAGGTGAGtgcgggcagctgcctgctctctCGCGGGGGAACGGGGCTGATTTCCCTTGATTTTGCCCCAAGAGCAGCGGTGGAAGGTGTTTGTGGTTGGGCAATCTGTCCCCGATCCTGCTGGAGGGGAGATCGCTGCTAACTCAGAATCATGGAGTggtttaggtgggaagggaccttaaagaacatcaaatccaaccccccaccctgggcagggacacctcccaccagagcaggttgctccaagccccctccaacctggccttgaacccctccagggatggggcagccacagcttctctgggcaacctgggccaggctctcaccaccctcacagcaaagaagttcctccccagatctcacctaaatctcccctttttcagcttaaagcccttccccctcctcctatggctcccctccctgatccagagtccctccccagctttcctggagccccttgagggactggaaggggctccaaggtctccccggaggcttctcttctccaggctgaccccccccaactctctcagcctgtcctcccagcagaggggctccagccctcccagcatctccgtggcctcctctggccccgctctgacaggtccatgtccctctgctgttggtggccccagagctggaggcagcactggggtgggggtgtctccccagggCGGAGctgaggggcagaatcccccccccgccctgctggggatgcagcccagagtacggggggctttctgggctgtgagcacacgttgccagcccatggccagcttttccTGCCCCCCAGTCACCTGGAAAACCTTTTTGGGTACCTCTGAGGGTGTCCTTTGGCCACTCTGTGAGCATCCATGCAGCCACCTCAGcttggggtggcagcaggagctccTTCTGCTGGTGACCCAGCGAGAGAGTTGGTCCTTTGCCAGCCCTGGACCTATTTTTGGTCCCGGCTGAAGGGCTCCTTttcagggctgctgctggcagggctttGGCTGGCGGCGGTGAGACAGGACACTGTGGTGGCGAGGAACCATTTCTGCCCCAAACTGGGCTTTGCAAGCCACCAGTGAGGCAGCCTGTGTGTGGGGAAAGCTTCTTGGGGTGGCTCTGgtggtggccagcaggtggagagaggtcatcctcccccctctgctctgcccacagctggagcactggaaccagttgtgggctcccccagttccagaaggactgggaactgctggggagagtccaggggggctgcgaggatgatgaggggctggagcatctcttggctgagggacctggggctgttcagctggagaagagcaggctgagaggggacctcatccaTGCTGATGAGCAtctaaagggtggggggcaagaggatggggccagactcttcccagtggtgcccggggacaggacaaggggtgacggggacaaactgggacacgggaaattgcaaaaaaaaaaaatcaggaaaaaggtCTTTCCTGTGAAGAtgccagagagggtgtggagtttccttctctggagatcttcaaaccccccctggacacatccaacctgctctgggtgaccccgtggtggggtgggactgggggatctccagaggtccctccaacCCCCAGAATtcggtgattctgtgatatgtccATAATTACATGTAAATAAATGGGTTTGTGGCAGCCTCGTGCAGAGCTAAGACCAGACGCCATGGAAAGGGTCATTCCCAGGGGCTGGAGATGCTTCGCCTGTGCTGCCACCTCCTCCAAGTCCCCCCATGCCACCAGGGCACTGGGCCACCAGCTTCGTGGTGCTGCTGGCCACCTCCCGCTGGTGGCTGCGATGGCCTCAGATGTGGTGCCCTGTGTCTCCACAGGATCGAGAGCTATTCGTGCAAGATGGCTGGTGATGACAAGCACATGTTCAAGCAGTTCTGCCAGGAGGGCCAGCCCCACGTCCTGGAGGCCCTCTCGCCTCCGCAGACCACGGGCATCAGCCCCAGCAGGTACGGGCCGGGGGGTGGCATCTGCCAGGCTCCAAACCACCGGGGGGTTGGGATTTACGGAGGGAATGATCCTTGGTTGGGGGCTGGTCTCATTTCTGTGGCTGTTCAGGTTGTTTATAGACAGGATTATGGAActattgaggttggaagggacctttcagctcctggagtcccaccacggacccagcactgaccaacccagcactgacccgtgtccctcagcaccaccaatgcccggcttttcaatccctccagggatggcaactccaccactgccctgggcagcctctgccaaggcttcccagccctttccaggaaggaattttccccaacaTCCATCCTAAATGCCCCCTGGcccaactggaggccatttcctcttgctccttgggagaagagaccgacccccccctggctacaccctcctttcagggagctgtagagagcgatggggtctcccctcagcccccttttctccaggctgaacctccccagctccctcacaagttctccagccccttctccttggtctccagccccctccccagctccgttgcccttctctggacacgctccagcccctcaatggttTTCCTGTcttggggggcccaaaactggacccagcccctgaggtgtggcctcaccagtgcccagtacaggggggacCATCaccgccccagccctgctggccatgctgttcctgatacaagccagggtgctgttggccaccttggccacctgggtgcACTGCTGGCTCCGTGACAGCGCTAACCCTGCCCTTCTGCCCCTCAGGCTCAGTAAAAGCCAGAGCGGGGACGAAGAGGGACCCCTGAGCGACAAGTGCAGCCGCAAGACCCTCTTCTATCTGATCGCCACCCTCAACGAATCCTTCCGCCCGGACTACGACTTCAGCGCTGCCAAGAGCCATGAGTTCAGCCGGGAGCCAAGCCTCAACTGGGTAcgtcagcaggtcctgcagccctgcACCCCTTCTCGGGGGGGGTTTCCGTGCCTCTGTCCTGGAAAAGGAGGCAGCctggatgtggtggtggggggtCTGGTTCTTTGGGaaccccccagtgctgctgccaTCCTGGGTAATCCTCCCCAGGGCATTCCTTGCTCCCTCCTCCAGCGGCAGCCTGAGGATGAGGCAGTCCTTGTCCTTCCCAGGAAGAGTTTTTGGGGTGTCTTTTCCAACAGCCATCCCGGGGTgctttagaatcatggaattctccaggttggaagggacctttcagctccTGGAGTCCCACCATGGACTCAGCACtgaccaacccaccactgacccgtgtccctcagcaccacctctgcccggcttttcaatccctccagggatggcaactccaccactgccctgggcagcctctgccaaggcttcccagccctttccaggaaggaattttccccaacaTCCATCCTAAATGCCCCCTGGCCCAActggaggctgtttcctcttgctccttgggagaagagaccgaccccccctggctacaccctcctttcagggagctgtagagagcgatggggtctcccctcagcccccttttctccaggctgaacccccccagctccctcagccgctcctcacaagttctccagccccttctccttggtctccagacctctcaccgcCTCCGAGGAAGCTCTTTGCTGGGGGAGACTTGGGCTGTGTGTGTCCCCTGAGATCCTCTGATGGCTTTTCCCTCTCCAGCCACGTCGTTTCCCTGCTCCCCCATCTCCGCGCTCCCACCTCGGGGCCCTGAACGAGCCCAACAGTGCCCTGGCTGTCTCGTTTCTGTCCTTCCATGGTCATTGTCAGGCTCCGGTGTCCCCTCTCGATGGAGGAGGGCAGATGGTGGCCCCCTGCTCCCCTCACTGGCCCCGCTGGCTCTCTCTAGGTGGTGAACGCTGTCAACTGCAGCCTCTTCTCTGCCGTCCGGGAAGATTTCAACGCCCTGAAGCCGCACTTGTGGGACGCCGTCGACGAGGAGATATGTCTTTCCGAGTGTGACATCTACAGGTAACGGGGCAACCGCTCGCCCCCGGGCCCAGATCCCGGCCCCTTTGGCACACGCTATGAGAAATAGAGTGATTCTTCAGTAAAAGGTCGTGGTTTTGGTGTGTGGGAGCAGGGTAGGGTGTCTCCTCACCGGAGCTGGCTGGCTCCCGGCTccttgctgcttccatcccctcCCATGCACAACTTCCACGCTGAGGTGGCTCCCAGTTTGCCCAGTCTCCACCTTTCCTCCCTCCAGCACGCAGCTGGGACGAGAGAGAGGGGGGTTGTGCCGGGAGCAGAGCATGGCGCGGTGTTTCTCATCCCTTCATTTTGCTCTTGCAGCTACAACCCCGACCTGGATTCGGACCCCTTTGGAGAGGACGGCAGCCTCTGGTCCTTCAACTACTTCTTCTACAACAAGAGGCTGAAGAGAATTGTCTTTTTTACCTGTCGTTCCATCAGGTCAGGCCACGTGGCattgaatcatggaatggtttgggtgggaagggacgtttaaagcccccccagtgccaccccctgccctgggcagggacacctcccaccagagcaggttgttccaagccccctccaacctggccttgaacccctccagggatggggcagccacagcttctctgggcaacctgggccaggctctcaccaccctcgcagcaaagaacttcttccccagatcccatctcaatctcccctttttcagcttaaaacccttccccctcctcctatggctcctctccctgatccagagtccctccccagctttcctggagccccttgagggactggaaggggctccaaggtctccccggagccttctctcctcatACTGGGGGGCTCCAACCCCTTGGGGGGCACTGCcccatcctccccctccttcccatgGGCTCACTTTGGACACGGCAGAGACTCTCAGCAGGGACCTGAGTCCACCAGAGAGAGGAGCGGCATCTCTCCTTTGGCTTCCCCgttttggggggtcccagccGGGCACTTAGATTGTGctgcccctttttccccccccagcgGCTACGCCTACAACCGCTCGGAAGCGGGCAACGAGCTGGACATGGATCTGGGTGaagaggatgcagaggagaacAGAGATGCGGGTGACACGGAGAGCGGCAGCATCGAGGAGGAGAGGTGGGTGAGCTTGGCGTGTGGGGCTAGGGGCTCCCACTCCccgggagaggggctgcagctcCCCTGGAATGATGGAAttctccaggttggaagggacctttcggcTCCTGGAGTCCCACcatggacccagcactgacccatgtccctcagcaccacctctgcccggcttttcagtccctccagggatggcgactccaccactgccctgggcagcctctgccaaggcttcacagccctttccaggaaggaattttccccaatatccatcctaaacgcCCCCCTGGcccaactggaggccgtttcctcttgctccttgggagaagagaccgaccccccctggctacaccctcctttcagggagctgtagagagcgatggggtctcccctcagcccccttttctccaggctgaacccccccagctccctcacaagttctccagccccttctccttggtctccagccccctccccagctccgttgcccttctctggacacgctccagcccctcaacgccTTCCTTGTCATGGGGGGGCTCCCACTCtgccccccaccctcctcctctggGTGGTAACgacccctttttctccctttccaggctgcaggTTATTTGCATGTGACCTCCCGGAGTGGCTCCAAGTTGCCCGGCGGCACCCAACCCTCCTCCCGTGGCCACCCCGAGCGCCCCCCACCCCGTCCGCCCCACGGCATCGCTCTGCCCCACTCATACACTGGAgaattcctcttccccccccgccgGCGTTTGGGGAGCAGGAAGGACTGAAAAGCCGCCGCCGTGTCCCAGCCCGAGACAACGTCCCCTCGCCCTGGTGTGCTGCCGGCCACGTTGCCCCTTCCCCTGGCCCCGTGGCCCCCGCCCTGGGGCCGGCCCGACGGCGGTGGGGGAGCTCCCCGAAGCTTTGCTGCACTTTATGGCTCATCTCCTGTGGCTGCACTGacgcccccccagacccctcggACGGGGGGGGCTGAAGccgggctggatttttttttatttcccccttcgagcactttttttgttgtttttcccccgGACTGGTTTGGACCCAGCGAACGCCGTCCCGGCCACAGAGGCCACGGAAAtttgtcggggggggggggggacgacacacacacctccgcccggccccccccatcctccccctaAGCAGCGTGCGTTTGAGCCCCCCCACGAACTGTCCTCGGCTCCTTG encodes:
- the MAF1 gene encoding repressor of RNA polymerase III transcription MAF1 homolog → MKLLENSSFEAINSQLTVETGDAHIIGRIESYSCKMAGDDKHMFKQFCQEGQPHVLEALSPPQTTGISPSRLSKSQSGDEEGPLSDKCSRKTLFYLIATLNESFRPDYDFSAAKSHEFSREPSLNWVVNAVNCSLFSAVREDFNALKPHLWDAVDEEICLSECDIYSYNPDLDSDPFGEDGSLWSFNYFFYNKRLKRIVFFTCRSISGYAYNRSEAGNELDMDLGEEDAEENRDAGDTESGSIEEERLQVICM